In Anaerolineae bacterium, the following proteins share a genomic window:
- a CDS encoding helix-turn-helix domain-containing protein, producing the protein MAKEWLTLGEVAQLLGVHPSTVRNWADSGKMPVHRTQGGHRRFRRSEVELWLQSQRANGDAAQAEQVLQEALKYIRWQIAEGELSRQGWFQKLNGEAREAYRKSGQALMQGLLVYLIGNEQAGMAEARSLGYEYAMRARQFDLTVEEAVDAFTFFRNGVFEALLKAFEASTVHSSTVWSTLTRRVMRFTDEVLRSLVSIYMKLCLKESAG; encoded by the coding sequence ATGGCAAAAGAATGGCTGACCTTAGGCGAAGTGGCTCAGTTGTTGGGCGTGCATCCCAGCACCGTGCGCAACTGGGCCGACTCGGGGAAAATGCCGGTGCACCGGACCCAGGGAGGGCATCGCCGGTTTCGGCGCAGCGAAGTGGAGTTATGGTTGCAATCCCAGCGCGCCAACGGGGATGCCGCCCAGGCGGAGCAGGTGCTCCAGGAGGCGCTGAAGTACATCCGCTGGCAGATTGCCGAAGGGGAACTGAGCAGACAGGGGTGGTTCCAGAAACTCAATGGGGAGGCGCGCGAAGCCTATCGCAAGTCCGGGCAGGCGTTGATGCAAGGCCTGCTGGTGTATCTGATCGGCAACGAGCAGGCCGGCATGGCCGAGGCGCGCTCGTTGGGCTACGAATACGCCATGCGCGCCCGGCAGTTCGACCTGACCGTGGAAGAGGCGGTGGACGCCTTCACCTTTTTCCGCAATGGGGTGTTCGAGGCCCTGCTGAAGGCTTTCGAGGCTTCGACCGTGCATTCGTCCACGGTGTGGAGCACGCTCACTCGGCGCGTCATGCGTTTCACGGATGAGGTGCTGCGCAGCCTGGTTAGTATTTATATGAAATTGTGCCTGAAGGAATCGGCTGGATGA
- a CDS encoding enoyl-CoA hydratase (Catalyzes the reversible hydration of unsaturated fatty acyl-CoA to beta-hydroxyacyl-CoA) has product MSDYTTILTEVRGKVGLIRLNRPKALNALNRTLMGELVAALQAFDADPNIGALVITGSERAFAAGADIKEMAEATPVDMLNREYIELFDRIREIKKPIIAAVSGYALGGGFELAMTCDMIVASETAKFGQPEINLGIIPGAGGTQRLTRTVGKYLAMEMVLNNRTLSAEEAARFGLVNRVVPPERTLDEALELAQQIAERAPVAVRIAKEAVNKALETSLTEGLAYERRVFYLLFATEDQEEGMKAFIEKRPPEWKGK; this is encoded by the coding sequence ATGAGCGACTACACCACCATCCTTACCGAAGTCCGGGGCAAAGTGGGGCTGATTCGCCTCAACCGTCCCAAGGCGCTGAACGCCCTCAACCGCACGCTCATGGGGGAACTGGTGGCCGCCCTGCAAGCCTTCGACGCCGACCCGAACATCGGCGCGCTGGTCATCACCGGCAGCGAGCGGGCCTTCGCCGCCGGGGCCGACATCAAGGAGATGGCCGAAGCCACGCCGGTGGACATGCTCAACCGCGAATATATCGAACTGTTCGACCGCATCCGCGAGATCAAAAAGCCCATCATCGCCGCCGTATCCGGCTACGCCTTAGGCGGCGGCTTCGAGTTGGCCATGACCTGCGATATGATCGTGGCCTCGGAGACGGCCAAGTTCGGCCAGCCGGAGATCAACTTAGGCATCATTCCGGGGGCGGGCGGCACCCAGCGGCTCACCCGCACCGTGGGCAAGTACCTGGCCATGGAGATGGTGCTCAACAACCGCACGCTGAGCGCCGAGGAAGCGGCCCGCTTCGGGCTGGTCAATCGCGTGGTGCCGCCGGAGCGCACCCTGGACGAAGCGCTGGAACTGGCGCAGCAAATCGCCGAGCGCGCGCCTGTGGCCGTGCGCATCGCCAAGGAGGCGGTCAACAAAGCCCTGGAGACCTCGCTCACCGAGGGGCTGGCCTACGAGCGGCGGGTGTTTTACCTGCTCTTCGCCACCGAGGACCAGGAAGAAGGCATGAAAGCCTTCATTGAAAAACGCCCGCCGGAGTGGAAGGGAAAGTAG
- a CDS encoding LysM peptidoglycan-binding domain-containing protein, with protein MTQKDPFREAREKIRRQQEARKNQESTRQHDAAVKAQKELMDRRLAAARAKAAQRAKEEQIAQEKATLPVEYTVQPGDSLSAIALKFYGNAAYWEVIYQANRKRIGNNPSLIQVGQVLTIPKLD; from the coding sequence ATGACACAGAAAGACCCTTTCCGCGAAGCCCGCGAGAAGATTCGCCGTCAACAAGAAGCCCGTAAAAACCAGGAAAGCACCCGGCAGCACGACGCGGCCGTCAAAGCCCAAAAGGAACTCATGGACCGCCGTCTGGCGGCGGCTCGCGCCAAAGCCGCCCAGCGGGCGAAAGAAGAGCAAATCGCGCAAGAAAAGGCCACCCTGCCCGTGGAATACACCGTGCAACCCGGCGATTCCCTCAGCGCCATCGCTCTCAAGTTCTACGGCAACGCCGCGTACTGGGAAGTCATCTACCAGGCCAACCGTAAGCGTATCGGCAACAACCCCAGCCTGATCCAGGTGGGACAGGTGCTCACCATCCCCAAATTGGACTGA
- a CDS encoding inositol monophosphatase: MQPTLDDLILLARQAGVILRHGFGRRHQVGSKSHAIDLVTEIDYQSETFLLGQIRQRFPGHRILAEESGLSEGDDPLWLVDPLDGTVNYAHGVPIFSVSLAYAEGGVVRLGVVYDPMRDECFAAERGRGAWLNRQPIHVSDTRTLGESLLVTGFPYDMWSNPENNLDNFARFAVHTRGVRRLGSAALDLCYVAAGRFDGYWEIRLQPYDVAAGGLIAAEAGAVVTNLHGGEDYLSPPQSILAANPHLHPQMLAVLHETPSQAGDES; the protein is encoded by the coding sequence ATGCAACCCACGCTGGACGATCTCATCCTCCTAGCCCGCCAGGCGGGCGTCATCCTGCGACACGGCTTTGGCCGTCGCCATCAGGTGGGCAGCAAAAGCCACGCCATCGATCTGGTCACCGAGATAGACTATCAATCGGAGACCTTTTTGCTCGGTCAAATTCGGCAACGCTTCCCCGGCCACCGCATCCTGGCCGAGGAAAGCGGACTGAGCGAGGGAGACGATCCCCTCTGGCTGGTGGACCCCCTGGACGGCACGGTGAACTACGCCCACGGGGTGCCCATTTTCTCCGTGTCGTTGGCTTATGCCGAAGGAGGCGTGGTGCGGCTCGGCGTGGTGTACGACCCCATGCGCGACGAATGCTTCGCGGCCGAGCGCGGTCGGGGAGCCTGGCTCAACAGGCAACCCATCCATGTGTCCGATACCCGTACCCTGGGCGAGAGCCTGCTGGTGACCGGCTTCCCTTACGACATGTGGAGCAACCCGGAGAACAACCTGGACAACTTCGCCCGCTTTGCCGTGCACACGCGCGGGGTGCGCCGCCTGGGCTCGGCGGCGCTGGACCTGTGCTATGTGGCCGCCGGGCGCTTCGACGGTTACTGGGAAATCCGCCTTCAGCCCTACGATGTGGCGGCCGGGGGGCTGATCGCCGCCGAGGCTGGGGCCGTGGTGACCAACCTCCACGGCGGCGAGGACTACCTTTCGCCCCCGCAATCCATCCTGGCCGCCAACCCTCACCTTCACCCTCAAATGCTGGCCGTGTTGCACGAAACGCCATCTCAGGCAGGAGATGAATCATGA
- a CDS encoding response regulator, which produces MTSSGPILVVEDVAHVRDLLVMTLRFQGYEVFAAANGAEALEKVAQRPPALVVTDILMPRLDGYALAYRLRSHPQTRSIPIIFISATYVTPEDKAFAQQLGAAEFIEKPIDTNEFLLTVAEILAAQEKHTLPPLDEKAFYQGHKERLQAKLAQKNRQISRLERLLPTLPEPQHDAYKAMLQEALTHRQAIREELAEIEAHLQALAASEPGDASSSEG; this is translated from the coding sequence ATGACCAGTAGCGGCCCCATTTTGGTCGTCGAAGACGTAGCCCATGTGCGCGACTTGCTCGTGATGACCCTGCGCTTCCAGGGTTACGAAGTGTTTGCCGCCGCCAACGGCGCCGAAGCCCTGGAAAAAGTGGCCCAACGCCCCCCCGCGCTGGTGGTCACCGATATTTTGATGCCTCGCCTGGACGGTTACGCCCTGGCCTATCGCCTGCGGAGCCATCCTCAGACGCGCTCCATTCCCATCATCTTCATCTCGGCCACCTATGTCACCCCCGAAGACAAGGCTTTTGCCCAGCAACTGGGCGCAGCGGAATTCATCGAAAAGCCCATCGACACCAACGAATTCCTGCTCACCGTGGCCGAAATCCTCGCCGCCCAAGAAAAACATACCCTGCCGCCGCTGGACGAAAAGGCCTTCTACCAGGGCCACAAAGAACGCCTGCAGGCCAAACTAGCCCAGAAAAACCGCCAGATCAGCCGTCTGGAGCGGCTGCTTCCCACCCTGCCGGAACCTCAACATGATGCGTACAAGGCCATGCTGCAGGAAGCCCTGACCCACCGGCAGGCCATCCGCGAAGAACTGGCCGAAATCGAGGCCCATTTGCAGGCGCTGGCGGCCTCGGAACCGGGGGACGCCTCCTCGTCCGAGGGCTAA
- a CDS encoding SLC13 family permease: MIAIWLTLGIAVAATVLLISGRVRGDVVGLLVAAALALSGGIPAKEVLRGLGNPVIVVLIAVFVLTKGLELTGVTDILGRTLTRWAGGSEKRLLTTTFGMAALLSLFMNTIAAAAVLLPPVAALARRDPCFSLRKVLIPLAYGTLLGGTATLLTTANLVTSAALEAHGCTPYGVLDFLPVGLPLVFVGGLFIVWVAPHLLPNSDVREEPPGPHRWTLHDLGVVYPLDEGLHLLRLREGSSLVERPARRPGLARELGWTPVALLRDERAYPMARIPRGWRLRPGDIWLVGGRVSPEALEAYGLEVVSLDEPLPLIHEQAALIEVTLNPHGGAVGKTPQELRLRRDYGVLVLMVWRQGRVFMNRVHHLPLQAGDALLLHGPPGNLQRLLDEKEEFALLAQVGLRPSRNRAKALAAIAAMLIALLPAVLGWMPLALSALLGMLWAMLTGVIHPDQAYQSVSWSVIFLVAGMIPLARAMQSTGAAALVSEAMLRPLGPHAPAWAVAAAFLVLTVALTQIISGQAAALILAPLAIAAAEHHGLDPRGLAMAVAVGASLAFLLPTAHPANLLVMGPGHYQPRDYLRVGLPLTLVLLPVALLALQWVWL; the protein is encoded by the coding sequence ATGATTGCAATTTGGCTCACCCTGGGCATTGCTGTAGCCGCCACGGTGCTGTTGATCAGCGGGCGCGTGCGGGGCGATGTGGTCGGTCTGCTGGTCGCCGCGGCTCTGGCGCTTTCGGGGGGCATCCCGGCCAAGGAAGTGCTGCGGGGGTTGGGGAACCCGGTCATTGTGGTGTTGATTGCCGTTTTTGTGTTGACCAAGGGGCTGGAACTGACGGGGGTGACTGACATCCTGGGGCGGACGCTGACCCGTTGGGCCGGCGGCTCGGAAAAACGTCTGTTGACCACGACCTTTGGCATGGCGGCCCTGCTCTCGTTGTTCATGAACACCATCGCGGCGGCGGCGGTGTTGTTGCCGCCGGTGGCGGCCCTGGCCCGGCGTGACCCGTGCTTTTCGCTGCGCAAGGTGCTCATCCCCCTGGCTTATGGCACCCTGTTGGGGGGGACGGCCACGCTGCTCACCACGGCCAATCTGGTGACCAGCGCGGCACTGGAGGCCCACGGTTGCACGCCCTATGGGGTGTTGGACTTCCTTCCAGTAGGTTTGCCTCTGGTGTTCGTGGGGGGGCTGTTCATAGTGTGGGTGGCCCCTCACCTGTTGCCCAACAGCGACGTTAGGGAGGAGCCGCCGGGGCCTCATCGCTGGACGCTCCACGATTTGGGGGTGGTGTATCCGCTGGACGAAGGACTGCACCTGCTGCGCCTGCGCGAAGGCTCTTCGCTGGTGGAACGCCCGGCCCGGCGGCCCGGTCTGGCCCGGGAGTTGGGCTGGACCCCGGTGGCGCTGCTGCGCGACGAACGCGCTTACCCCATGGCTCGCATCCCCCGCGGGTGGCGGCTACGGCCCGGCGATATCTGGCTGGTGGGGGGGCGGGTGAGCCCGGAGGCGCTGGAGGCTTACGGCCTGGAGGTGGTTTCCCTCGACGAACCTTTGCCCCTCATTCATGAGCAGGCGGCCCTGATCGAGGTGACGCTAAACCCCCATGGCGGGGCGGTGGGCAAGACGCCCCAGGAGTTGCGTCTGCGACGCGACTATGGGGTGCTGGTGTTGATGGTCTGGCGGCAGGGACGGGTGTTCATGAATCGCGTACACCACCTGCCGCTGCAGGCCGGGGATGCTTTGCTGCTTCACGGCCCGCCGGGGAATCTGCAGCGGTTGCTGGACGAGAAAGAGGAGTTTGCCCTTTTGGCCCAGGTGGGGCTGCGTCCCTCCCGCAACCGGGCCAAGGCCCTGGCCGCCATCGCGGCCATGCTCATCGCCCTGCTGCCCGCGGTGCTGGGCTGGATGCCTCTGGCCCTCTCGGCGCTTCTGGGGATGCTTTGGGCCATGCTGACCGGGGTGATTCACCCGGACCAGGCCTATCAGAGTGTGTCGTGGTCGGTGATTTTCCTGGTGGCCGGGATGATCCCCCTGGCCAGGGCCATGCAAAGCACCGGCGCGGCAGCGCTGGTCAGCGAGGCCATGCTGCGGCCTCTGGGCCCCCACGCCCCGGCCTGGGCGGTGGCGGCGGCGTTCCTGGTGCTCACCGTGGCGCTGACGCAAATCATCAGCGGCCAGGCGGCGGCGCTCATCCTGGCCCCCCTGGCCATTGCGGCGGCGGAACACCACGGGCTGGACCCCCGCGGCCTGGCGATGGCCGTGGCCGTGGGCGCCTCGCTGGCCTTTTTGCTCCCCACGGCCCACCCCGCCAATCTGCTGGTTATGGGGCCGGGGCATTATCAGCCGCGGGACTATCTGCGGGTCGGTTTGCCCCTGACCCTGGTGCTTTTGCCGGTGGCTTTGCTGGCGTTGCAATGGGTCTGGCTGTAA
- the tgt gene encoding tRNA guanosine(34) transglycosylase Tgt, with protein sequence MGPLFAFEVLATDGQARAGVLHTPHGALLTPVFAPVGTQATVKAMTPAQLEEVGASLVLANTFHLYLRPGDEVVAALGGLHEFMQWPHPILTDSGGFQVFSLAKIREVDDDGVTFRSPLDGSTHRFTPEKAIAIQENLGADIIMVFDECPDPYDRAYNEEALARTHRWAERCLAAKTRPDQALFGIVQGGVFPDLRGQSARFIASLGFPGYAIGGLSVGETKAEMYAMIEVVNAVLPADKPRYLMGVGTPQDLVEAVRRGVDIFDCVLPTRLARHHAAMLRNGGRLNLRRAEFARDPRPIDPTCTCYTCRHFSRGYLRHLIVAREMLAATLLSIHNIHTLTQLTWEMRQTILEGRFTAWAEAFLKAVPA encoded by the coding sequence ATGGGTCCGTTGTTTGCTTTTGAGGTGCTTGCTACCGATGGGCAGGCCCGTGCCGGGGTGCTCCACACGCCGCACGGGGCGTTGCTCACGCCGGTCTTCGCCCCTGTGGGCACCCAGGCCACGGTCAAAGCGATGACCCCCGCCCAACTGGAGGAGGTGGGGGCGTCGTTGGTGTTGGCAAACACCTTTCACCTTTATCTGCGCCCCGGAGATGAGGTCGTGGCGGCGCTGGGGGGGCTGCACGAATTCATGCAGTGGCCGCATCCCATCCTCACCGATTCGGGGGGCTTTCAGGTGTTCTCCCTGGCGAAGATTCGCGAGGTGGACGACGATGGCGTAACCTTCCGCAGCCCTCTGGACGGCTCGACGCATCGCTTCACTCCGGAGAAAGCCATCGCCATCCAGGAAAACCTGGGCGCGGACATCATCATGGTCTTTGATGAGTGCCCGGACCCCTACGACCGAGCTTACAACGAAGAAGCCCTGGCGCGCACGCACCGCTGGGCCGAGCGCTGCCTGGCTGCCAAGACGCGCCCTGATCAGGCCCTCTTTGGCATCGTGCAGGGCGGTGTGTTCCCCGATTTGCGAGGGCAATCGGCGCGCTTCATCGCTTCGTTGGGCTTCCCCGGCTATGCCATCGGCGGCCTCTCGGTGGGCGAGACCAAGGCCGAGATGTACGCCATGATCGAGGTGGTCAACGCGGTGCTGCCCGCCGACAAGCCACGTTATCTCATGGGCGTGGGCACGCCGCAGGACCTGGTCGAGGCCGTGCGGCGCGGCGTGGACATTTTCGATTGTGTGCTCCCTACCCGCCTGGCCCGCCATCACGCCGCCATGCTCCGCAATGGTGGGCGGCTCAACCTGCGGCGCGCCGAGTTCGCCCGCGACCCGCGGCCCATCGACCCCACCTGCACCTGCTACACCTGTCGCCATTTCAGCCGTGGCTATCTGCGCCACCTGATCGTGGCCCGGGAGATGCTGGCGGCCACGCTGCTCTCCATCCACAACATCCACACCCTGACGCAACTCACCTGGGAGATGAGGCAGACCATCCTGGAAGGCCGCTTCACCGCCTGGGCAGAGGCCTTCTTGAAAGCCGTGCCTGCCTGA
- the uppP gene encoding undecaprenyl-diphosphatase UppP, whose protein sequence is MTLFQAFVLGLVQGLTEFFPISSSGHLALVPRFLGWHFYGGNTFAFNVLVQVGTLVAVIGYFWRDLEQIAVAWLRGLWRRQPWATLEARMGWYLILATLPAVVGGLLLQHRVEAAFSNPRAVGFFLLLTALLLFSADRLGRQKRAWAQFQGKDALTMGFFQVLALFPGVSRSGSTIAGGMYRHLDRPTAARFSFLMSVPVMLGAGALALVDLFRQPQPASATLAPLMVGFLTAAVSGYLSIRWLLRYLVRHNLTVFAVYCAVLGLTALLLF, encoded by the coding sequence ATGACCCTTTTCCAAGCCTTCGTTCTGGGCCTTGTGCAAGGGCTCACCGAGTTCTTTCCCATTTCCAGTTCGGGGCATTTGGCCCTGGTGCCGCGGTTTTTAGGCTGGCACTTTTACGGCGGCAACACCTTTGCCTTTAATGTGCTGGTGCAGGTGGGCACCTTAGTGGCCGTGATCGGCTACTTCTGGCGCGATTTGGAGCAAATCGCCGTGGCTTGGCTTCGGGGGCTTTGGCGGCGTCAGCCCTGGGCGACCTTAGAGGCCCGCATGGGCTGGTATCTCATTCTGGCCACCCTGCCGGCCGTGGTGGGCGGGTTGTTGTTGCAGCACCGCGTCGAAGCCGCCTTTAGCAACCCGCGGGCCGTGGGGTTCTTTCTGTTGTTGACGGCCCTACTGCTGTTCAGCGCCGACAGGCTGGGCCGCCAGAAACGCGCCTGGGCGCAGTTTCAGGGCAAGGACGCCTTGACGATGGGCTTCTTCCAGGTGTTGGCGTTGTTCCCAGGCGTGTCGCGCTCTGGCTCGACCATCGCCGGGGGGATGTATCGGCATCTGGATCGCCCCACGGCGGCCCGCTTTTCCTTTTTGATGAGTGTGCCGGTGATGTTGGGCGCAGGGGCCCTGGCGTTGGTGGATTTGTTCCGGCAACCGCAACCGGCTTCGGCCACGCTGGCCCCCTTGATGGTGGGCTTTCTCACCGCGGCCGTGAGCGGGTACCTCTCCATCCGCTGGCTACTCCGTTACCTGGTGCGCCACAATCTCACGGTGTTTGCTGTATACTGCGCTGTACTGGGGTTGACGGCGCTGCTGTTGTTCTGA
- a CDS encoding M3 family oligoendopeptidase yields the protein MDAPVTFQQERWSLADLFASPQEAEQAFQEVEQRVAAIEAWRDKLTPDIPAGQFMALLREIEDLNRLAYRIHGYASLRFAENTQDQEAQNMLGKVRQFMALMGNRLLFFELWWRNLDEENAQRLMAEAGDYRYYLEKQRLYRPHTLSEAEEKIINLKDVTGVNALITLYSAITNRYVFRLEVDGEVKELTRGELMVYARHHDPDLRARAYQELYRVYGNDGAILGQMYQAVVRDWYNENVLLRRYASPISVRNLHNHLPDEVVDTLLAVCRDNAEVFRRFFRLKARVLGMDRLRRYDVYAPVAKSDKTYDFATAARMVLDAFKRFDPRIADLARRVFAEHHLDSEVRRGKRGGAFCSTVTPDLTPWVLVNYQGRVDDIATLAHELGHAIHSMLAAHHSLFTQHAPLPLAETASTFGEMILIDALLEQESDETVRRDILFRQVDDNYATILRQAYFALFEKQAHDMVQQGASVEDLAEAYMDNLRDQFDDAVALSDEFRWEWVSIPHIYHAPFYVYAYAFGQLLVLALYRRYKEEGEAFKERYINLLATGGSKPPMEMLAEAGVDVSRPEFWQGGFDIINGWIDQLEGMV from the coding sequence ATGGACGCTCCGGTAACTTTTCAGCAAGAGCGTTGGAGTCTGGCTGATTTGTTCGCCTCGCCTCAGGAGGCGGAACAGGCTTTTCAAGAGGTGGAGCAACGCGTCGCCGCCATCGAGGCCTGGCGCGACAAGTTGACCCCCGACATCCCCGCCGGGCAGTTTATGGCCCTGCTCCGCGAGATCGAAGACCTCAACCGGCTGGCGTATCGCATTCACGGCTACGCCAGCCTGCGCTTTGCCGAAAACACCCAGGACCAGGAAGCGCAGAATATGCTGGGCAAGGTGCGCCAGTTCATGGCACTGATGGGTAATCGCTTGCTCTTCTTCGAGTTATGGTGGCGCAACCTGGACGAGGAGAACGCCCAACGCCTGATGGCTGAGGCGGGGGATTACCGCTATTATCTGGAAAAGCAGCGCCTCTACCGCCCGCACACCCTGAGCGAGGCGGAGGAGAAGATCATCAACCTCAAGGATGTGACCGGGGTGAACGCGCTGATCACCCTTTACAGCGCCATCACCAATCGCTATGTGTTCCGCCTGGAGGTGGATGGCGAGGTCAAAGAGCTCACCCGGGGCGAGTTGATGGTGTACGCCCGGCATCATGACCCCGATTTGCGGGCCCGCGCCTACCAGGAACTTTATCGGGTGTACGGCAACGACGGGGCCATCCTGGGCCAGATGTACCAGGCCGTGGTGCGGGACTGGTACAACGAGAATGTGCTGCTGCGCAGGTATGCCAGCCCCATCTCGGTGCGCAATTTGCACAATCATCTCCCCGATGAGGTGGTGGATACCCTGTTGGCGGTTTGTCGTGACAACGCCGAGGTGTTCCGGCGCTTCTTCCGCCTCAAGGCCCGCGTGCTGGGGATGGACCGCCTGCGGCGTTACGATGTTTACGCCCCGGTGGCGAAGTCGGACAAGACCTATGACTTTGCCACGGCGGCCCGGATGGTGCTGGATGCCTTCAAGCGTTTCGACCCCCGCATCGCCGATCTGGCCCGGCGGGTGTTCGCCGAGCATCATCTGGACAGCGAGGTGCGCAGGGGAAAGAGGGGCGGGGCCTTTTGCTCCACCGTGACCCCGGACCTGACCCCCTGGGTACTGGTGAATTATCAGGGTCGGGTCGATGACATCGCCACCCTGGCCCACGAGTTGGGCCATGCCATTCACTCGATGCTGGCTGCCCACCACAGCCTGTTCACCCAACACGCGCCTCTGCCGCTGGCCGAGACCGCCTCGACCTTTGGCGAGATGATCCTCATCGACGCGCTGCTGGAACAGGAAAGCGACGAGACCGTGCGCCGCGATATCCTCTTCCGCCAGGTGGACGACAACTACGCCACCATCCTGCGGCAGGCGTACTTTGCCCTTTTCGAAAAGCAGGCCCACGACATGGTGCAGCAGGGCGCCTCGGTGGAGGATCTGGCGGAAGCCTACATGGACAACCTGCGCGATCAGTTTGATGACGCCGTGGCGTTGAGCGATGAGTTCCGTTGGGAGTGGGTCTCCATCCCGCACATCTATCACGCCCCCTTCTATGTGTACGCCTATGCCTTTGGCCAGTTGCTCGTGCTGGCCCTTTACCGGCGCTACAAGGAAGAGGGCGAGGCCTTCAAGGAGCGCTACATCAACCTGTTGGCCACCGGAGGCTCCAAGCCGCCCATGGAGATGCTGGCCGAAGCCGGGGTCGATGTCAGCCGCCCCGAATTCTGGCAGGGCGGGTTTGACATCATCAACGGCTGGATTGACCAACTGGAGGGCATGGTGTAG
- the pgeF gene encoding peptidoglycan editing factor PgeF, with protein MPFVKQPPLKYWVASLLAEAGIPHGVFTRRGGVSPPPWDSLNLGNRVGDERGRVQENLRRVFAALERPLASRYDVWLVHSATVVCAHTPRPDARPHIQADAMLTDRPDVTLVMRYADCVPILLADPVQRVVGLVHAGWRGTVLGVTKKAVEQMVACYGSRPADILAAIGPSIGPDHYEVGEEVAAQVRAAFGEQAEALLPHPGGQRVHFDLWAANRWLLEQAGVRQIEVAEICTACHLEDWYSHRAEKGKTGRFGTLIALPE; from the coding sequence ATGCCCTTTGTGAAACAACCACCCCTGAAATACTGGGTCGCCTCCCTTCTGGCCGAAGCCGGAATCCCCCACGGGGTGTTCACCCGCCGCGGGGGTGTCAGCCCCCCGCCGTGGGATTCCCTCAACTTAGGCAACAGGGTGGGGGACGAGCGTGGGCGGGTGCAGGAGAACCTGCGCCGGGTGTTCGCCGCCCTGGAGCGGCCTCTGGCCTCGCGTTACGATGTGTGGCTGGTCCACAGCGCCACGGTGGTCTGCGCCCACACCCCCCGCCCGGACGCACGCCCCCACATCCAGGCCGACGCCATGCTGACCGACCGCCCCGATGTGACCTTAGTCATGCGCTATGCGGACTGCGTGCCCATCCTGCTGGCCGACCCCGTGCAGCGGGTGGTAGGCCTCGTCCATGCGGGCTGGCGCGGCACAGTGCTGGGGGTGACGAAAAAAGCCGTGGAGCAGATGGTCGCCTGCTACGGCTCTCGCCCCGCCGACATCCTGGCGGCCATCGGCCCCTCCATCGGCCCGGACCACTACGAGGTGGGCGAAGAAGTGGCGGCCCAGGTGCGGGCCGCCTTTGGTGAGCAGGCCGAGGCCCTGCTGCCCCATCCGGGCGGGCAGCGGGTGCACTTCGACCTCTGGGCGGCCAACCGCTGGCTGCTGGAGCAGGCCGGCGTGCGGCAGATTGAAGTGGCCGAAATCTGCACCGCCTGCCACCTGGAAGACTGGTACTCCCACCGTGCCGAAAAGGGGAAAACCGGACGCTTCGGCACGCTCATCGCCCTGCCGGAATAA